From the Daucus carota subsp. sativus chromosome 8, DH1 v3.0, whole genome shotgun sequence genome, one window contains:
- the LOC108198978 gene encoding autophagy-related protein 8C-like has translation MAKSAYKKEHPFEKRHAEATRIREKYSDRIPVVVEKAGKSEIPDIDKKKYLVPGDLTVGQFVYVIRKRIKLGSEKAIFIFVKNLLPPNAALMSKIYEENKDEDGFLYMTYSGESTFGSLELQ, from the exons ATGGCCAAGTCCGCTTACAAAAAGGAACACCCGTTTG aAAAGAGACATGCTGAAGCCACTAGGATAAGGGAGAAGTATTCTGATAGAATACCT GTGGTTGTAGAGAAGGCGGGAAAAAGTGAAATCCCTGACATTGACAAGAAGAA ATACCTAGTACCAGGGGATTTGACAGTTGGGCAATTCGTTTATGTTATACGAAAAAGGATCAAACTTGGATCTGAGAAggccatttttatttttgtcaagAATTTGCTACCACCAAATG CTGCATTGATGTCTAAAATCTATGAGGAAAACAAGGATGAAGACGGATTCCTTTACATGACATACAGCGGTGAGAGCACGTTTGGTTCCCTGGAGTTGCAGTAG